TAAGAATATTAAGCGCGGTATAAAGAGATACCGTTTTACCACTACCCGTGGGGCCGGTAACGAGCACCATCCCATAAGGGCGGTGAATGGTTTCTAGAAATATTTGTTGTTGTCTTTCTTCATAACCCAGTGCCTCGATTCCCATTTGCGCGCTGGAGGGGTCCAGGATACGAAGAACAATTTTTTCGCCGAATAAGGTGGGGCAGCTATTTACCCGAAAATCAATGGCACGGTTCTTGGAAATATTCATTTTCATGCGCCCATCTTGAGGTACGCGCCGTTCGGAAATATCCAAGCGAGCCATGACCTTGAGGCGGGCTGCTAGCCGGCCGGCCAGAGTAACCGGCGGGGTAGCGACTTCCCGCAGCACCCCATCTTGCCGATATCGGACCCGATAGATTTTTTCATAGGGCTCAAAATGAATATCCGATGCTCCCTGATGAATAGCATCCAACAGAACCTTATTAATAAAACGAACTACTGGGGTATCATCAGCCTCCGATTCAGCAGTATTTTCTGGAGGCTCATTTTCACCCCCGGAGATGTCAAGGTCATCTAGTGCCGTATCGTTTAGCTCCGCTAAGGAAGTGTCTTGGGCCTCCATGGCCCGATCGATCATTCGTGCTAGTTTGTCTTCTTCAACAAGGATAGCTTCGGTATTAATTCCCGTATGGAACTTGATTTCGTCTAATGCTTGCAGGTTGGTGGGATCGGCCACGGCAACGAATAGACGATTCCCACGCTTGAATAAGGGTAGTGCCTGGTGTTGGCGAACCAATTTTTCTTCCACTAGCCCTTTGGGAAGATAATCCAAATCCAGGGCATTGATATCGAAGAGGGGGACGCCGAATTCCTGGGAGGCTGCTTGACCAATATCCAGACTTTTAAGTAGCTTTTGCCGTACCAGGTAAGTCACTAAAGGAGTACCGTTCTTGCGGGAATGCTCTTGGGCTTGCCGGGCATTGGCTTCGCTAAGCAATCCATCCTCTACTAAACGGCGGACCAGACCGCTCATTATGATCTGTACTCCAGGAGTGGCCATATACTTTAATTTACCTCCAGCAGACGGGATATTCCGTAGCGACAATCTCAATCATGGAAAAGCCATGGAGCGAATTTTCCTCATAACTTTAAAGGTATCGCAAGATTACGCTGATTCTTGAGGAGAATGGAACCGGCAGGGGAGAAAATCATAGCCAGAAAACCGCTACAATGGGGATTTAAAACTTTTAGGAGGGAGCAAAGTGCCGCGAGGTTGGAGATTATTGGGGCTGATGGCGTTATTGCTTATAGGGTTATCAGCGATGGGATGCGGCCAGAAAGGCCCGCTCTACTTACCAAAAGAAAATGGGATGATGCAAAAGGTAAACTGAATGATGGAATATTTTCATTACCGCTATAACGTTTTATGGGCGGAAGAGATTCCCTTGCCGGAGATTGCAAGCCGTTTTGACACGCCCTGCTATGTTTATTCTCGCGCTGCGATTGAGCATCAGTGGCGGGCGTTTGATCAAGCTTTTGAGAAGCATCCCCACCAAATATGCTATGCAGTGAAAGCAAATTCTAATCTAGCGGTTTTAAATATTTTAGCCCGTTTGGGGTCGGGCTTTGATATTGTGTCGGTAGGCGAGCTGGAACGGGTGTTGGCGGCAGGGGGCGATCCTGGACGGATCGTGTTCTCTGGCGTGGGTAAGCGTGCTGACGAGATGGAGCGGGCTCTTGCTGTCGGTATTGCTTGCTTCAATGTGGAATCCGAAGCCGAGTTGATCCGTTTGAATGAGATTGCTGGCAAGTTGGAGCAGCGGGCGCCGGTGTCTTTACGAGTAAACCCGGACGTGGACGCGCGCACCCACCCTTATATTGCGACGGGGTTGCGTGATAATAAATTCGGTATAGAAATCGATCAGGCTCTGGCGGTTTATGCTCGTGCGGCTACCCTACCTCATATCGATATCCTTGGGGTGGATTGTCATATCGGCTCTCAGCTTACTTCTTTATCCCCTTTTTTGGCTGCTCTGGAACGGGTATTAGCGTTAGTAGACCAACTCGCCGAGAGAGGGATTAAAATCCGCCATATTGATCTTGGAGGTGGTTTGGGAATTATCTATCGGGATGAGGCGCCTCCAAGCCCTCAGCAGTATGCCGCGGCTTTACGGCAGAAATTAGCGGGGAGAAACTTGGAAATATGGATCGAACCCGGTCGAGCCATTGTTGGCAACGGAGGAGTGTTGCTAACTCGGATCGAGTACCTTAAACAGGCGCCCCAGAAGAATTTCGCCATCGTGGACGCAGCGATGAATGATTTGCTTCGTCCAGCGCTCTACGATGCCTGGCAGGAGATTATCCCGGTGGCTGTGGACGCCACGGGGGAACCGCTCTTTTTTGACGTGGTGGGTCCAGTGTGCGAGACCGGCGATTTTCTTGGCAAGCGGCGCCAGCTTGCCATTGAGGCAGGAGATTTACTTGTAGTGCGTGCTGCGGGGGCCTATGGTTTTACTATGAGTTCCAATTATAACTCCCGGCCCCGAGCTGCTGAGATAATGGTGGACGGCGCTGAGGCCCATTTAGTACGGGAGCGGGAAACCGTGGAGTCCCTCTATCGGGGTGAAGCGACCTTGCCTGGATAGTGTGTTAGCCAGTATCAACAATGCCAAGAAGATAACGGGTGGTAGTAGCCGTGGAGCGTATTCCTGAGCCTGAGCTAATGGATGATGAGACCCAAGCACGGGCCTATGCGGAGGCTGATTTTTCTGAACCCAACAGCCGTTTTATTGAACTGCTCCGGGGCGCTTTCCCTTCTGATGCCTTGAGTGGCTATGTGCTCGATTTAGGGTGTGGTCCGGGAGATATTACCTTACGGGTGGCGCGGGCCTGGCCTTCCTGTATCGTCCATGGTGTGGACGGTGCTGCGGCGATGTTGCATTATGGGCAACGAGCGGTTAGCGAAGCTGGGTTAAAGGCGCGGGTAAAGTTTGTGCATGGCCGGCTGCCGGCAGTGCGTTTACCTCGGGAACAATACGATGTGTTGATTAGCAATAGTCTGCTTCACCATCTCCTTGAACCGGCCATTTTATGGGATTGTCTCAAGCGCTACGGCGTTAGGGGCGCACCGGTCTTTATTATGGATCTGCGCCGCCCGGCAGCCCGTAGTGAGGCAGCAGCTTTAGTGGATCAATATGCTGCGGAAGAGCCAGAAATATTGCAGCGGGATTTTTTCAACTCCCTGCTGGCGGCCTTTAAGCCTGATGAACTCCAGGAGCAGCTAGCCCAGGCAGGACTGAATTCCCTGGAGGTAGCGGTGGTGAGCGATAGACATTTGGCCATTTCGGGATTTTTAACCCTTTCCTAATGGGATTGATATTTTTTGTCCTTGATTAAGTAAGCATAATGCGTATT
This sequence is a window from Nitrosococcus oceani ATCC 19707. Protein-coding genes within it:
- the lptM gene encoding LPS translocon maturation chaperone LptM, which codes for MPRGWRLLGLMALLLIGLSAMGCGQKGPLYLPKENGMMQKVN
- a CDS encoding class I SAM-dependent methyltransferase, coding for MERIPEPELMDDETQARAYAEADFSEPNSRFIELLRGAFPSDALSGYVLDLGCGPGDITLRVARAWPSCIVHGVDGAAAMLHYGQRAVSEAGLKARVKFVHGRLPAVRLPREQYDVLISNSLLHHLLEPAILWDCLKRYGVRGAPVFIMDLRRPAARSEAAALVDQYAAEEPEILQRDFFNSLLAAFKPDELQEQLAQAGLNSLEVAVVSDRHLAISGFLTLS
- the pilB gene encoding type IV-A pilus assembly ATPase PilB, whose product is MATPGVQIIMSGLVRRLVEDGLLSEANARQAQEHSRKNGTPLVTYLVRQKLLKSLDIGQAASQEFGVPLFDINALDLDYLPKGLVEEKLVRQHQALPLFKRGNRLFVAVADPTNLQALDEIKFHTGINTEAILVEEDKLARMIDRAMEAQDTSLAELNDTALDDLDISGGENEPPENTAESEADDTPVVRFINKVLLDAIHQGASDIHFEPYEKIYRVRYRQDGVLREVATPPVTLAGRLAARLKVMARLDISERRVPQDGRMKMNISKNRAIDFRVNSCPTLFGEKIVLRILDPSSAQMGIEALGYEERQQQIFLETIHRPYGMVLVTGPTGSGKTVSLYTALNILNTADRNISTAEDPAEINLPGINQVNVYPKVGLTFAGALKAFLRQDPDVIMVGEIRDLETAEIAIKAAQTGHMVLSTLHTNDAPQTLTRLLNMGVASYNIASAVSLIIAQRLARRLCSRCKAPEKISHEVLLEEGFTKTQLETTPTLYKAAGCEHCTKGYKGRVGIYQVMPVSEEMGRIIMAGGNSMELAEQSKKEGVADLRQSGLKKIIDGVTSIEEINRVTKE
- the lysA gene encoding diaminopimelate decarboxylase — its product is MEYFHYRYNVLWAEEIPLPEIASRFDTPCYVYSRAAIEHQWRAFDQAFEKHPHQICYAVKANSNLAVLNILARLGSGFDIVSVGELERVLAAGGDPGRIVFSGVGKRADEMERALAVGIACFNVESEAELIRLNEIAGKLEQRAPVSLRVNPDVDARTHPYIATGLRDNKFGIEIDQALAVYARAATLPHIDILGVDCHIGSQLTSLSPFLAALERVLALVDQLAERGIKIRHIDLGGGLGIIYRDEAPPSPQQYAAALRQKLAGRNLEIWIEPGRAIVGNGGVLLTRIEYLKQAPQKNFAIVDAAMNDLLRPALYDAWQEIIPVAVDATGEPLFFDVVGPVCETGDFLGKRRQLAIEAGDLLVVRAAGAYGFTMSSNYNSRPRAAEIMVDGAEAHLVRERETVESLYRGEATLPG